From the genome of Spirosomataceae bacterium TFI 002, one region includes:
- a CDS encoding Lysophospholipase L1, with amino-acid sequence MLALFFLGTSFKSLNKEVRIFMIGDSTMANKTAKVAPETGWGQVLHELFTDEVVTQNHAVNGRSTKSFRDEGLWDKVESQLKEGDYVFIQFGHNDQKIKDPTRYSTPNTAYKANLKRYVEETKAKGAFPILLTPINRRKFDENGVFVDQHGEYPDAVRSLASEMNIPLIDMYAKSLEVLENLGVEKSKKLYMNLEPNTYPNYPNGLEDNTHFTKEGARVMAKLAVEGLVEIGSPLGEFLVEEKVP; translated from the coding sequence AAGTCAGAATCTTTATGATTGGTGATAGTACCATGGCGAATAAAACTGCCAAAGTTGCTCCAGAAACAGGATGGGGGCAGGTCCTTCATGAATTATTTACAGATGAAGTGGTGACTCAAAACCATGCGGTTAACGGTCGCAGTACAAAGTCTTTCCGTGACGAGGGTTTATGGGATAAAGTTGAGAGCCAACTAAAAGAAGGTGATTATGTTTTCATACAGTTTGGTCATAATGATCAGAAAATCAAAGACCCCACTCGTTATTCTACACCTAACACAGCTTATAAAGCAAATCTCAAAAGGTACGTAGAAGAAACCAAAGCAAAAGGTGCTTTCCCTATTCTATTGACACCAATAAATCGACGAAAATTTGATGAAAATGGAGTTTTTGTAGATCAGCATGGTGAATATCCTGATGCCGTACGTTCACTTGCTAGTGAAATGAACATTCCATTAATCGATATGTATGCCAAAAGCCTTGAAGTTTTAGAAAACCTTGGTGTGGAGAAGTCCAAAAAGCTTTACATGAATTTGGAGCCAAATACTTACCCGAACTATCCCAACGGATTAGAAGACAACACACACTTTACAAAAGAAGGTGCAAGAGTTATGGCAAAGCTTGCTGTGGAAGGCTTAGTTGAGATTGGGAGTCCGTTGGGTGAGTTTTTGGTGGAAGAGAAGGTTCCTTAA